Proteins encoded by one window of Salmonirosea aquatica:
- a CDS encoding PspC domain-containing protein: MNTNNRLFRNMNQRVIGGVAAGLADYFDVDVVLMRVLFVLAIFIPVPTHMVLLYIILWIVMPKQPAPIRQLPAGPNPQS; the protein is encoded by the coding sequence ATGAACACAAATAACAGATTATTCCGCAACATGAACCAACGGGTTATCGGGGGCGTAGCCGCCGGATTGGCCGATTACTTCGACGTGGATGTCGTCCTGATGCGCGTCCTGTTCGTCCTCGCCATCTTTATTCCGGTCCCTACACACATGGTATTGCTGTACATCATCCTCTGGATCGTGATGCCTAAACAGCCTGCCCCGATCCGCCAGCTACCCGCTGGGCCCAATCCTCAGAGTTAA
- the secA gene encoding preprotein translocase subunit SecA, with the protein MIKLFTKFFGTKSDRDLKELTPYVGKINAEFVQLGTLSNDELRQQVTDLKAYIAQQLKSIDDQIGTLKQQAEDEPDVDSKETIFKQIDALELDRNKELEKVLLEILPKTFAIVKETARRFKENEQLEVTASYFDREIAAKKGHVTIEGDKAYWKSTWDVMGQPIKWEMVHYDVQLIGGVVLHQGKIAEMATGEGKTLVATLPSFLNALAGLGVHIVTVNDYLAKRDSEWNAPLFEFHGMNVDCIDRHEPNTLARRNAYKADLTYGTNNEFGFDYLRDNMSRTPDELVQRKHHYAMVDEVDSVLIDDARTPLIISGPVPRGDEQEFMELKPRVARIVEAQKRLAMDLLNEAKRKISAGDKKEGGLALFRVFRGMPKYKPLIKFLSEGGMKALLQETEGIYLAENQKLMPEADAPLYFTIDERHNSIELTEKGIDFLTGESDESNFFIMPDIAVDLNTIEKDPDLTEQERVVKKEALIRDYSVKAARIHTVNQLLKAYNLFEKDVEYVIMDNKIKIVDEQTGRIMDGRRYSDGLHQAIEAKENVKVEDATQTYATVTLQNYFRMYHKLAGMTGTAETEAGEFWEIYKLDVVSIPTNVPIVRKDEEDKVYRSVREKYNAVADEIVDLVNNGRPVLVGTTSVENSEIISRMLTMRKIGHQVLNAKQHQREAEVVAEAGKPGTVTIATNMAGRGTDIKLTPDAKGAGGLAIIGTERHESRRVDRQLRGRAGRQGDTGSSQFFVSLEDNLMRLFGSDRMAKVMDRMGLEEGEVIQHSMITKSIERAQRKVEENNFGTRKRLLEYDDVMNYQRDAIYRRRRNALFGDRLAVDIANTLFDVCEDIVANTDGSYAELELATLTAIGIEPPFDEGQYGGMKDNERAQKLYQAAEQHYREKNDAIAQKALPILKQIYAERGATITEIMIPFTDGIRQTGVVVGLKKAIDNEGREIIREMEKAIVLSLIDQEWKEHLREMDDLKQSVQNAVFEQKDPLLIYKFESVELFKRFLSKVNFDMISFLMKADIPQEQAAPEQVRQPPVRRQASPALQTNRGDEADDYEESGPDAHARHMENTVRQQPARAIKIADRNQKVTVQYRDGRVLKDVKYKKVEQDVENGACVVVE; encoded by the coding sequence ATGATAAAATTATTCACCAAGTTCTTCGGTACCAAGTCGGACCGTGATTTAAAAGAACTTACCCCTTATGTGGGAAAAATTAACGCGGAGTTTGTTCAACTGGGTACCTTGTCAAACGACGAACTGCGCCAGCAAGTAACGGATCTTAAAGCCTACATTGCCCAGCAACTCAAATCCATCGACGACCAGATTGGTACCCTGAAGCAGCAGGCCGAGGATGAACCCGATGTGGATTCCAAAGAGACGATCTTCAAGCAGATCGATGCGCTGGAACTGGATCGCAACAAGGAATTGGAAAAGGTGTTGCTGGAGATTCTTCCGAAAACCTTCGCCATTGTGAAGGAAACGGCCCGGCGCTTTAAGGAGAACGAACAGCTGGAAGTAACGGCTTCTTACTTCGACCGCGAAATAGCGGCCAAGAAAGGGCACGTCACGATTGAAGGTGACAAAGCCTATTGGAAAAGCACATGGGATGTGATGGGGCAGCCTATCAAATGGGAAATGGTGCACTATGATGTGCAGTTGATTGGGGGCGTAGTACTGCATCAGGGTAAAATCGCCGAGATGGCTACGGGCGAAGGAAAAACGCTGGTCGCGACTCTTCCCTCATTCCTAAATGCCTTGGCTGGCCTGGGGGTACATATCGTTACCGTAAATGATTACCTGGCCAAGCGCGACTCGGAATGGAATGCGCCATTGTTCGAATTCCATGGTATGAACGTGGATTGCATCGACCGTCACGAACCCAATACGCTGGCGCGCCGCAATGCTTATAAGGCAGACCTCACCTATGGAACCAACAACGAATTCGGGTTCGACTACCTGCGTGACAATATGTCGCGAACACCCGACGAGCTCGTGCAGCGCAAGCATCACTACGCCATGGTGGACGAGGTCGATTCCGTACTGATCGATGATGCCCGTACTCCGCTTATCATCAGTGGCCCTGTACCGCGTGGCGATGAGCAGGAGTTTATGGAACTGAAACCCCGTGTGGCCCGCATTGTGGAAGCGCAGAAGAGATTGGCGATGGACTTGCTCAATGAGGCCAAACGCAAGATTTCCGCCGGGGATAAGAAAGAAGGAGGTTTGGCACTTTTCCGCGTGTTCCGCGGTATGCCCAAATATAAGCCCCTGATCAAATTCCTGAGCGAAGGCGGTATGAAGGCGCTATTGCAAGAAACGGAAGGTATCTATCTGGCTGAGAACCAAAAACTGATGCCCGAAGCTGACGCACCCCTATACTTCACTATCGACGAGCGCCACAACAGCATCGAGTTGACTGAAAAAGGAATTGACTTCCTGACTGGAGAATCGGATGAGTCCAATTTCTTTATTATGCCCGATATCGCGGTGGACCTCAATACTATCGAGAAAGATCCCGATCTGACCGAGCAGGAGCGCGTAGTAAAGAAGGAAGCCCTGATCCGCGACTATTCTGTGAAAGCTGCCCGCATCCATACGGTCAACCAGTTGTTAAAGGCTTACAATCTTTTTGAGAAGGATGTCGAATATGTCATCATGGACAATAAGATTAAGATCGTGGACGAGCAGACGGGCCGGATTATGGACGGTCGCCGGTACTCCGACGGGCTGCACCAGGCAATTGAAGCCAAGGAAAACGTAAAAGTGGAGGACGCTACCCAAACCTATGCTACCGTCACGCTACAGAACTACTTCCGTATGTACCACAAGCTGGCGGGTATGACGGGTACGGCCGAAACCGAAGCGGGCGAATTCTGGGAGATCTATAAGTTGGACGTTGTGTCTATTCCTACCAATGTACCTATTGTAAGAAAAGACGAAGAAGATAAAGTCTATCGCTCGGTGCGTGAGAAATACAATGCCGTAGCTGACGAAATCGTAGACTTGGTCAATAACGGCCGCCCGGTGCTGGTAGGTACCACATCGGTAGAAAACTCGGAGATTATCAGCCGCATGCTGACCATGCGTAAGATTGGCCATCAGGTACTGAATGCCAAGCAGCACCAGCGTGAGGCCGAAGTGGTAGCTGAAGCCGGTAAGCCAGGTACTGTGACTATTGCCACTAACATGGCCGGACGCGGTACCGACATCAAATTGACACCGGATGCCAAAGGTGCGGGCGGTCTGGCCATCATTGGTACCGAGCGCCATGAGAGTCGCCGGGTGGACCGGCAGTTGCGTGGTAGGGCCGGCCGGCAGGGCGACACGGGTTCTTCGCAGTTTTTCGTGTCGCTGGAAGACAACCTGATGCGTTTGTTCGGTTCGGACCGCATGGCCAAGGTCATGGATCGCATGGGCCTCGAAGAAGGCGAAGTGATTCAGCATAGCATGATTACCAAGTCTATTGAACGCGCCCAGCGGAAAGTAGAAGAAAATAACTTTGGTACCCGGAAGCGTCTGCTCGAATACGACGACGTGATGAACTACCAGCGTGATGCCATTTACCGCCGCCGCCGGAATGCGCTCTTCGGCGACCGTTTGGCAGTAGACATTGCCAATACGCTGTTTGATGTGTGTGAAGATATTGTGGCCAATACCGACGGCAGCTATGCTGAGCTGGAACTAGCTACCCTAACCGCTATTGGTATCGAGCCTCCTTTCGATGAAGGACAGTACGGCGGTATGAAAGATAACGAACGGGCTCAGAAACTTTATCAGGCGGCCGAACAGCATTACCGCGAAAAGAACGACGCCATTGCGCAGAAGGCTCTGCCAATCTTGAAGCAAATCTACGCAGAGCGCGGCGCGACAATTACCGAAATCATGATCCCCTTCACAGACGGGATTCGGCAGACGGGTGTGGTGGTAGGTCTTAAAAAGGCCATCGACAACGAGGGCCGGGAGATCATCCGCGAAATGGAAAAAGCCATTGTTCTGTCGCTCATCGACCAGGAATGGAAGGAACACCTACGCGAGATGGATGATCTAAAGCAATCGGTACAGAATGCGGTATTTGAACAGAAAGATCCACTGCTGATTTACAAATTCGAATCGGTAGAACTGTTTAAGCGTTTCCTGAGCAAAGTAAACTTCGATATGATTTCCTTCCTGATGAAAGCCGACATCCCTCAGGAGCAAGCTGCCCCTGAACAAGTACGGCAACCGCCTGTACGCCGCCAGGCTAGTCCGGCTCTACAGACCAACCGGGGCGATGAAGCCGACGACTACGAGGAAAGTGGACCTGACGCGCACGCCCGGCATATGGAGAACACCGTGCGACAGCAACCCGCACGGGCAATCAAAATAGCGGATCGTAATCAGAAGGTAACAGTGCAGTACCGTGATGGCCGGGTATTGAAAGATGTCAAATACAAAAAAGTGGAGCAGGATGTTGAGAATGGCGCCTGTGTAGTGGTAGAGTAA